The Tessaracoccus timonensis sequence AGGGAATCTTCTCGATGATGACCAGCTGGCACGTCTCCCCCGGCACGTCCACGCCTTGCCACAGCGACAGGGTGCCGAACAGGCTCGTCTCCGGGTCGTCGATGAATCGGCGGGTGAGCTCTGACAGCTGCGCGTCGCCCTGGCACAACACCGTAAACGACGGTAGCGCCTTGCGCACGTGATCCGCGGCCTGCTCCGCCGAACGTCGGGAGGCGAAAAGCCCGAGGGTACGCCCACCAGCTGCCCACACGAGTTCCGCGATCTGCTCCTTCATGGCCTCCGACATGCCGTCGCGGTCGGGTTTGGGCAGCGACTTCGCCACGTACAAGATGCCCTGTGTGCCGTAGTCGAACGGTGAACCGACGTCGATGCCCTTCCACTCCAAATCCGAGGGAATCAACCCGACCGAGCGCGCCACCGAGTCGAAGTTACCGCCGAGCGAGAGCGTCGCCGACGTCAGCACCGTCGTCGTTTCCCCGAACACGTGTTCACGTAGCAAGCCAGCGACATTGAGGGGCGCGACGAACACCGCTCGCCCCATCACTTCGGATTCTGCAACCCACACCACGTCGGCGTCGGCGAGCGTGGCGATGCGGCCTGCGACGTCGTAGATCTCGCGCACTGCGCCCAACACCTGAGACTTCTCGGCGTCGTCCTTCGCTGCGCCCATGGCCGAGACGACCTTGCGCGCCACGTCGCGAACCAGCGCTGCAGCACGCGTGATCTCTAGGCTGGCATCGAGTACGCGCCCCACTTCGGCGTCGGCGAGGGCCTCCCGGAATTCGTCGGCAACTTCGAGGAAATCGGCACCCAGATCGTCGTTGACGTGGTCAAGAGCGCGCTTCGCGGCGCGTTCGATGATGCCCGGGGTGAGCTCGTCGGTGGCGGCGTTGGTGATCCGACTCACCAGTTCGTGTGCCTCGTCGATGATGACGGCGTCGTGCTCGGGCAGCGCAGTGCCGCCATGCATTGCGTTGATGGCCAGAAGCGCGTGATTCGTGACTACCAGATCGGCCTCACGGGCTTTCTCACGCGACAGCTCGACACGGCACTCGTCGATGAATGGGCACGAAACACCCAAGCACTCGCGGGTGGGGATAGAGACCTGCTGCCACGCGAGCGGCGTGTGCGCCGGGGCATCGTCGCGGTCAGCCAAGCCGCCAGATTCAACCTGCTCCTCCACCCACTCG is a genomic window containing:
- a CDS encoding ATP-dependent DNA helicase is translated as MVSSLDVLEAAVESFGGQTRAGQQEMVEAVGAALETQEHLLVQAGTGTGKSLGYLIPALHRAAETGERIVVATATLALQAQLATKDIPTALAAMERTTGERPRTAILKGRTNYACLYRARDGVQPEQSALLGSETVQVSDTGSEVLRLREWVEEQVESGGLADRDDAPAHTPLAWQQVSIPTRECLGVSCPFIDECRVELSREKAREADLVVTNHALLAINAMHGGTALPEHDAVIIDEAHELVSRITNAATDELTPGIIERAAKRALDHVNDDLGADFLEVADEFREALADAEVGRVLDASLEITRAAALVRDVARKVVSAMGAAKDDAEKSQVLGAVREIYDVAGRIATLADADVVWVAESEVMGRAVFVAPLNVAGLLREHVFGETTTVLTSATLSLGGNFDSVARSVGLIPSDLEWKGIDVGSPFDYGTQGILYVAKSLPKPDRDGMSEAMKEQIAELVWAAGGRTLGLFASRRSAEQAADHVRKALPSFTVLCQGDAQLSELTRRFIDDPETSLFGTLSLWQGVDVPGETCQLVIIEKIPFPRPDDPLMQARQKAVSDAGGNGFMSVAATHAALLLAQGAGRLIRRSSDRGVVAVLDSRLATARYGSFLLRSMPEFWITNDVEVASDALRRLRGAP